One window of Diabrotica undecimpunctata isolate CICGRU chromosome 8, icDiaUnde3, whole genome shotgun sequence genomic DNA carries:
- the Spec2 gene encoding CDC42 small effector protein homolog has protein sequence MAAINELRVTLFSCCIPQPPKRKHHIDRSMIGYPTNFQHTGHVGSRDVEMPGEQLIALQNQMKSKGGYETPYKEPDWCQ, from the exons atgGCTGCAATAAATGAGTTGAGGGTAACATTATTTAGTTGTTGTATTCCCCAGCCACCCAAAAGAAAACATCACATTGATAG GTCAATGATAGGATATCCAACGAATTTTCAACATACAGGTCATGTAGGTAGTAGAGATGTAGAAATGCCAGGTGAGCAATTGATAGCACTTCAAAACCAAATGAAAAGTAAAGGTGGATATGAAACTCCTTACAAG